A genomic segment from Deinococcus sp. YIM 77859 encodes:
- a CDS encoding S8 family serine peptidase, translated as MNTTRNALVLLTAAIALAACGSTPSTSTGAPKTSSGTAVKVSGKDIVASESGRYFIELTGDPTALGAQSIRSQQAEFRLRAAQAGIKLREFASYQRLFNGFSVTASASEAARIARLPGVLNVFPVVKIERPVTERAPDTAEPQMQTAVGMTGADYVRDELGLTGKNVKVAIMDTGIDLDHPAFRGRVITGYDFVGDDFGTNGNYTPVPDDNPDDCGGHGTHVAGIVGANDPTNGFKGVAPDVLFGAYKVFGCEGSTSADIMLQAMERAEADGMQVLNMSIGASFQWPEYPTAKAASRLAKRGMIVTVSAGNSGTNGQYATGAPSLGENVIAVASVDNTKQELSVLTLSTDGSRLGYAVASGAPSPATGLSLELTKAPGSTTTTTNDGCTVNGASPFAPGSLTGKAVLIRRGTCSFREKVLNAQAAGARAVLIYNNTYGVITPSVAPSLANDNVVIEIPVVGLSNVDGARLDAAINAGGAPRVTFTGERQLFSNPTGNTLSSFSSYGTSPDLALKPDIAAPGGLIKSTYPLSIEATGYAVLSGTSMAAPHAAGVAALMLEANPQLASVDGEARRLFQNTAKPINFFLNGQITTYVDYVQRQGAGMINAPAALAAMSTGTSVTPSKLALGESDAFPTRTKVLTVHNDSPLKQTYRVYHVPALTIGGTTFAPQPSAAYASVSINGQAVDSSANALTITIEPFSRAELNVTVTPPASAPDRSQYGGYIRLESSVGTNLSVPYGGFKGDYQSIQVLGNISLPGYGLGNTARDFPALYDAVEGQVYFEGVNPTEKPVFTLGKVNVADEGEEPLLIDDYPRLWVHLAHQSRWIEMDVLDANGNLIGTVSRDEYVRRNASNSYTGAGSDAYFTWTWDGTLADGSVVANGDYRLRLRVLKALGDESNPNHIETYTSPVFGLQRP; from the coding sequence TTGAACACCACCCGCAACGCCCTCGTGCTGCTGACGGCCGCCATCGCTCTCGCGGCTTGCGGTAGCACGCCCAGCACGTCTACCGGCGCTCCCAAGACCTCCTCTGGAACTGCAGTCAAGGTGAGCGGCAAAGACATCGTCGCCAGCGAGAGTGGACGGTACTTCATCGAGCTGACGGGTGACCCCACCGCGCTCGGTGCGCAGAGCATTCGCAGCCAGCAGGCCGAGTTCCGCCTGCGGGCAGCCCAGGCGGGCATCAAGCTGCGAGAGTTCGCCAGCTACCAGCGCCTCTTCAACGGGTTCAGCGTGACAGCCAGCGCGAGTGAGGCGGCGCGTATCGCCCGCCTGCCGGGCGTTCTGAACGTGTTCCCAGTGGTGAAGATCGAGCGGCCCGTGACCGAGCGCGCACCGGACACGGCAGAGCCCCAGATGCAGACCGCTGTGGGCATGACCGGTGCGGACTATGTTCGTGATGAGCTGGGGCTGACCGGCAAGAACGTGAAGGTCGCCATTATGGACACCGGGATTGACCTGGATCACCCGGCTTTCCGGGGCCGCGTGATCACCGGGTACGACTTTGTGGGGGACGATTTCGGGACGAATGGCAACTATACACCCGTTCCCGACGACAATCCCGATGACTGTGGTGGGCACGGCACCCATGTCGCAGGCATCGTGGGTGCGAATGACCCGACCAACGGGTTCAAGGGAGTAGCCCCCGATGTGCTGTTCGGGGCGTACAAGGTGTTCGGCTGCGAGGGCTCGACGAGCGCGGACATCATGCTTCAGGCGATGGAGCGGGCCGAGGCCGACGGCATGCAGGTGCTCAACATGAGTATCGGTGCCTCTTTCCAGTGGCCCGAGTACCCCACCGCCAAGGCGGCGAGCCGCCTTGCCAAGCGCGGCATGATCGTGACCGTCTCGGCGGGCAACAGCGGCACCAACGGTCAGTACGCGACGGGCGCGCCCAGTTTGGGTGAGAACGTGATTGCCGTCGCCTCGGTAGACAACACCAAGCAGGAGCTGAGCGTGCTCACGCTGAGTACGGACGGAAGCCGCCTGGGGTACGCGGTGGCGAGCGGCGCGCCCAGTCCCGCAACGGGCCTCAGCCTCGAGCTGACCAAGGCTCCAGGAAGCACCACGACCACCACCAACGACGGCTGCACGGTGAACGGGGCCAGCCCCTTCGCCCCCGGCAGCCTGACTGGGAAGGCCGTGCTGATTCGGCGTGGGACCTGCTCCTTCCGTGAAAAGGTGCTCAACGCCCAGGCGGCGGGGGCGAGGGCTGTCTTGATCTACAACAACACCTACGGCGTGATCACGCCCTCGGTGGCGCCCAGCCTGGCCAACGACAACGTTGTGATCGAGATTCCTGTGGTAGGTCTTTCGAATGTCGACGGCGCACGGCTGGATGCGGCCATCAACGCTGGCGGCGCGCCTCGCGTCACCTTTACCGGTGAGCGCCAGCTGTTCAGCAACCCCACCGGCAACACCCTGAGCAGTTTCTCCAGCTACGGCACCTCGCCCGACCTCGCCCTCAAGCCGGATATTGCCGCGCCTGGTGGCCTGATCAAGAGCACCTATCCCCTCAGCATTGAGGCGACCGGGTATGCGGTTCTGAGTGGCACCAGCATGGCTGCGCCGCACGCCGCGGGCGTCGCCGCGCTGATGCTGGAAGCCAATCCGCAGCTCGCCTCGGTGGACGGGGAAGCTCGCCGCCTCTTCCAGAACACGGCAAAACCCATCAACTTCTTCCTCAACGGTCAAATCACCACCTACGTGGATTACGTGCAGCGCCAGGGTGCAGGGATGATCAACGCCCCTGCGGCGCTTGCCGCCATGTCGACGGGCACCAGCGTGACCCCCAGCAAGCTCGCACTGGGCGAGAGTGACGCTTTCCCCACCCGCACCAAGGTGCTGACGGTTCACAACGACAGTCCCCTCAAGCAGACCTACCGTGTGTACCACGTCCCCGCACTGACGATCGGCGGCACGACTTTCGCGCCCCAGCCCTCTGCGGCCTATGCTTCGGTCAGCATCAACGGGCAAGCGGTAGACAGCAGTGCAAACGCCCTCACAATCACCATCGAGCCCTTCAGCCGCGCGGAACTGAATGTGACGGTCACGCCGCCCGCCAGCGCCCCAGACCGCTCACAGTACGGGGGGTACATCCGGCTGGAGAGCAGCGTTGGCACCAATCTCAGCGTGCCCTACGGCGGCTTTAAGGGGGACTACCAGAGCATTCAGGTGCTGGGGAACATCTCGCTGCCGGGCTACGGCCTGGGCAACACGGCCCGTGACTTCCCGGCTCTGTACGACGCGGTCGAGGGTCAGGTGTACTTCGAAGGCGTGAACCCAACCGAGAAGCCCGTCTTCACGCTGGGGAAGGTGAATGTGGCTGATGAGGGCGAGGAGCCGCTTTTGATCGATGATTACCCTCGCCTGTGGGTGCACCTCGCGCACCAGTCGCGCTGGATTGAGATGGACGTGCTGGATGCGAACGGGAACCTCATCGGCACCGTCTCGCGCGACGAGTACGTACGCCGCAACGCCAGCAACAGCTACACCGGCGCGGGCAGCGACGCCTACTTCACCTGGACCTGGGACGGCACGCTGGCCGACGGGAGCGTTGTTGCCAACGGTGATTACCGCCTGCGCCTGCGCGTTCTCAAGGCCCTGGGTGACGAGAGCAACCCCAACCACATCGAGACGTACACCAGCCCGGTGTTCGGCCTTCAGCGCCCATAA
- a CDS encoding Ig-like domain-containing protein encodes MKPQRGLSLALLTALLLSACSSLSDTTQPTVTLELSTTELSAAGAVVFRATASDNVAVKSVAFYDGETLLGTDSEAPYEFSRSYTAAENGTHTIKAVAMDPTGNSGSATATLTVRIQAPPAQDTEKPAVSLTATPQTLSSAGSVRLVATATDNVGVTKVTFYRGDTKLGEDTTAPYEVTDNLTAANNGTVTYRAVAVDAAGNMAEATTNVSVNISTTTPPPADTIKPVANMEVVTNSPTSYTVNVTASDASGIAKVEFYDGGKLVATDTAAPYTAALTYTAEQNGEHTILVKVYDNAGNVTELSKTITVNVDNVKPTVTATVTQVSPGRVTITADASDNQGVTKVEFYEGETKLGEDTTAPYSLEHTYTAAQNGPHTITVRAYDAQGNVGETTVTFTVAIDTPPTVSLSLSSDTLLRENSVVVTADAQDDRGISRVEFYVDGVRQAVDIEAPYRATLTFTRLQNGPHVITVRAYDTAGQTAEASQTITVALDPAEVNDTPAQATLITLGQAVDAWIAGAPRDVDYYRFTGEAGDRLRLTVKTSSGPFPNSTLDPYVMVLMPDGKTVLEKDDDSGAGFDSELLFNLPQTGTYYILVTSFDIYDDPNATDDRITNQYRLELSRR; translated from the coding sequence ATGAAACCACAGCGCGGTTTGTCTTTGGCCCTGTTGACTGCTCTGCTTCTTTCGGCTTGCAGCAGCCTATCCGACACGACCCAACCTACGGTCACCCTTGAACTTTCGACCACAGAGCTGAGTGCGGCGGGTGCGGTGGTCTTTAGGGCCACGGCGTCGGATAACGTGGCAGTCAAGAGCGTGGCGTTTTATGACGGTGAGACGCTCCTTGGCACCGATAGCGAAGCGCCCTATGAGTTCAGCCGCAGCTACACGGCCGCCGAGAATGGAACCCACACCATCAAGGCGGTGGCGATGGACCCGACGGGGAATAGCGGCAGCGCCACCGCCACCCTGACCGTCAGGATTCAGGCACCGCCTGCCCAGGACACCGAAAAACCCGCAGTCAGCCTGACCGCAACGCCCCAGACGCTCAGCAGTGCGGGGAGTGTTCGGCTGGTGGCGACGGCGACCGACAATGTGGGTGTTACCAAGGTGACCTTTTACCGCGGTGACACCAAGCTCGGCGAGGACACCACGGCACCCTACGAGGTGACGGATAACCTGACCGCCGCCAACAACGGCACCGTCACCTACCGTGCGGTGGCTGTGGACGCGGCTGGGAATATGGCGGAGGCGACGACCAACGTCTCAGTCAATATCTCGACCACAACGCCCCCACCCGCAGATACCATCAAGCCCGTCGCCAATATGGAGGTGGTGACCAACAGCCCGACCAGCTACACCGTCAATGTGACGGCGAGCGACGCGAGCGGCATTGCCAAGGTGGAATTCTACGATGGTGGCAAGCTGGTCGCGACGGATACGGCGGCCCCCTACACCGCGGCCCTCACCTACACGGCGGAGCAAAACGGCGAGCACACCATCCTGGTCAAGGTGTACGACAACGCCGGGAACGTGACCGAACTCAGCAAGACCATCACGGTGAACGTGGACAACGTGAAGCCGACCGTGACGGCCACGGTCACCCAGGTGAGCCCCGGCAGGGTCACGATCACCGCGGATGCCTCCGATAACCAGGGCGTCACCAAGGTGGAGTTCTACGAGGGCGAGACCAAGCTCGGTGAGGACACTACAGCGCCCTACTCGCTGGAACACACCTACACGGCCGCACAGAATGGCCCGCACACCATCACGGTTCGCGCCTACGACGCGCAGGGCAACGTGGGGGAGACCACCGTTACCTTCACCGTGGCTATTGACACGCCGCCCACCGTGAGCCTCAGCCTGTCGAGCGACACACTATTGCGTGAGAACAGCGTTGTGGTGACGGCGGACGCCCAGGACGACCGGGGGATCAGCCGGGTCGAGTTCTACGTGGACGGCGTGCGGCAAGCAGTCGACATCGAAGCGCCCTACCGAGCTACCCTGACGTTCACTCGCCTCCAGAACGGTCCTCATGTCATCACTGTGCGGGCGTACGACACCGCCGGTCAGACGGCGGAAGCCAGCCAGACGATCACTGTCGCCCTCGATCCCGCAGAGGTGAACGATACCCCCGCTCAGGCGACCCTCATCACCCTTGGGCAGGCGGTGGACGCCTGGATTGCCGGGGCACCGCGCGACGTGGATTACTACCGCTTCACCGGCGAGGCCGGGGACCGTCTGCGGCTCACGGTGAAGACGAGCAGCGGTCCTTTCCCCAACAGCACGCTCGATCCCTACGTGATGGTCCTGATGCCCGACGGCAAGACTGTCCTGGAAAAGGACGATGACAGCGGAGCGGGCTTTGACTCCGAACTGCTGTTCAACCTGCCGCAGACGGGCACCTACTACATCCTGGTGACCAGCTTCGACATCTACGACGATCCCAATGCGACCGACGACCGGATCACCAACCAGTACCGTCTGGAACTCAGTCGCCGTTAA